The proteins below come from a single Felis catus isolate Fca126 chromosome A1, F.catus_Fca126_mat1.0, whole genome shotgun sequence genomic window:
- the LOC109493019 gene encoding 40S ribosomal protein S29-like, with the protein MGHQQLCCSHPRKFGQDSSSCLVCSNQHGLIQKYGLNMCCQCFCQYMKAIGFIKLD; encoded by the coding sequence ATGGGTCACCAGCAGCTCTGCTGTAGCCATCCAAGGAAATTTGGCCAGGATTCTTCTTCTTGCCTTGTCTGCTCAAACCAGCATGGTTTGATCCAGAAATATGGCCTTAACATGTGCTGTCAGTGTTTCTGTCAATACATGAAGGCTATAGGCTTCATTAAGTTGGATTAA